One Glycine max cultivar Williams 82 chromosome 4, Glycine_max_v4.0, whole genome shotgun sequence DNA segment encodes these proteins:
- the LOC100802757 gene encoding LRR receptor-like serine/threonine-protein kinase GSO1 has translation MYGISLPKHTLWTILSCVRLFIMKLILIKHSAMDSIYICHFILLLTIVCTVVVATLGDNTTESYWLLRIKSELVDPLGALRNWSPTTTQICSWNGLTCALDQARVVGLNLSGSGLSGSISGEFSHLISLQSLDLSSNSLTGSIPSELGKLQNLRTLLLYSNYLSGAIPKEIGNLSKLQVLRLGDNMLEGEITPSIGNLSELTVFGVANCNLNGSIPVEVGKLKNLVSLDLQVNSLSGYIPEEIQGCEGLQNFAASNNMLEGEIPSSLGSLKSLRILNLANNTLSGSIPTSLSLLSNLTYLNLLGNMLNGEIPSELNSLSQLQKLDLSRNSLSGPLALLNVKLQNLETMVLSDNALTGSIPYNFCLRGSKLQQLFLARNKLSGRFPLELLNCSSIQQVDLSDNSFEGELPSSLDKLQNLTDLVLNNNSFSGSLPPGIGNISSLRSLFLFGNFFTGKLPVEIGRLKRLNTIYLYDNQMSGPIPRELTNCTRLTEIDFFGNHFSGPIPKTIGKLKDLTILHLRQNDLSGPIPPSMGYCKRLQLLALADNKLSGSIPPTFSYLSQIRTITLYNNSFEGPLPDSLSLLRNLKIINFSNNKFSGSIFPLTGSNSLTVLDLTNNSFSGSIPSILGNSRDLTRLRLGNNYLTGTIPSELGHLTELNFLDLSFNNLTGHVLPQLSNCKKIEHLLLNNNRLSGEMSPWLGSLQELGELDLSFNNFHGRVPPELGGCSKLLKLFLHHNNLSGEIPQEIGNLTSLNVFNLQKNGLSGLIPSTIQQCTKLYEIRLSENFLSGTIPAELGGVTELQVILDLSRNHFSGEIPSSLGNLMKLERLDLSFNHLQGQVPPSLGQLTSLHMLNLSYNHLNGLIPSTFSGFPLSSFLNNDHLCGPPLTLCLEATGKERMQLSNAQVAAIIVAIVLTSTLICLVMLYIMLRIWCNWIKVAVSSEDGGMVEQQKTRNGEYWNMNSPELFPSPDKQISPTICICSLKIDAEAQENTLVR, from the coding sequence ATGTATGGAATTAGCCTCCCAAAACATACCCTTTGGACCATTTTGTCTTGTGTCAGATTATTTATCATGAAGCTCATATTGATCAAACATTCCGCTATGGATTCCATTTACATCTGTCATTTCATTCTACTACTGACCATAGTGTGCACTGTTGTTGTTGCAACTCTAGGAGATAACACAACAGAATCCTACTGGCTTCTAAGAATTAAATCAGAACTGGTTGATCCATTAGGagccctgagaaactggtctcCAACAACAACTCAAATTTGTAGCTGGAATGGACTAACATGTGCACTTGATCAGGCACGTGTTGTAGGCCTTAATTTGTCTGGCTCAGGACTATCAGGTTCCATTTCAGGAGAGTTCAGCCACCTCATTTCTCTTCAATCACTTGATTTGTCTTCAAACTCCCTCACAGGCTCAATCCCTTCTGAACTTGGGAAGCTTCAAAATCTAAGAACACTTCTGCTTTACTCAAATTATCTCTCTGGTGCCATTCCTAAAGAGATAGGTAATTTGAGCAAGTTGCAAGTTCTTAGACTAGGAGATAACATGTTGGAAGGTGAAATAACACCTAGTATTGGCAACTTGAGTGAGTTGACAGTGTTTGGTGTAGCCAACTGCAACTTAAATGGAAGCATACCTGTTGAGGTTGGTAAGTTGAAGAATCTTGTGTCTCTTGATTTGCAAGTGAACAGTCTTAGTGGTTACATACCTGAAGAGATTCAAGGCTGTGAAGGGCTCCAAAATTTTGCAGCATCAAACAACATGCTTGAAGGAGAAATACCCTCCTCTTTGGGGTCTCTCAAATCATTGAGAATTCTGAACCTGGCCAATAACACTCTATCAGGATCAATTCCTACCTCTTTGAGTCTTCTCTCCAATTTGACATACctgaatttgcttggaaacaTGTTAAATGGTGAAATTCCTTCAGAGCTTAACAGTTTGAGCCAGCTACAGAAGCTTGACTTATCCAGAAACAGCCTTTCTGGACCACTAGCCCTCCTCAATGTCAAATTACAGAATCTTGAAACTATGGTTCTGTCTGATAATGCTTTAACAGGTAGTATTCCATATAACTTCTGCCTCAGAGGTTCTAAACTTCAGCAACTGTTCTTAGCTAGGAATAAGCTTTCTGGAAGATTTCCCTTGGAGCTTCTCAACTGCAGCTCAATCCAACAGGTGGACCTTTCTGATAACAGTTTTGAAGGTGAACTTCCATCAAGCCTGGACAAGCTACAGAACCTCACAGATCTTGTGCTCAACAACAACAGCTTCAGTGGATCTCTACCTCCAGGAATTGGAAACATTAGTAGCTTGAGAAGCCTTTTCTTGTTTGGTAACTTTTTCACAGGAAAACTCCCTGTGGAGATTGGAAGGCTTAAGAGGTTGAACACCATTTACCTCTATGATAACCAGATGTCTGGACCTATACCAAGAGAGTTAACAAACTGCACAAGATTAACTGAAATTGACTTCTTTGGAAACCATTTTTCTGGTCCCATTCCAAAGACTATAGGTAAGCTAAAGGACTTAACTATTCTCCATTTAAGGCAAAATGATCTGTCAGGTCCAATCCCACCAAGCATGGGGTACTGTAAAAGGCTTCAGTTATTGGCCTTAGCAGATAACAAGTTGTCAGGTTCCATACCCCCCACATTCAGTTACCTTTCACAAATTAGAACCATTACCCTTTACAACAACTCCTTCGAAGGACCACTACCCGATTCCCTCTCTCTTCTTAGAAACCTTAAAATCATAAACTTTTCCAATAACAAGTTCAGTGGAAGTATCTTTCCTCTGACTGGTTCAAATTCTCTCACTGTTTTGGACTTGACAAACAACAGCTTCTCAGGTTCCATCCCTTCTATTCTAGGCAACTCCAGAGATCTCACGCGTCTCAGACTTGGAAACAATTATCTCACAGGAACCATTCCTTCTGAACTTGGCCACCTCACTGAGCTAAACTTCCTTGATTTGTCATTCAACAACTTGACAGGACATGTGCTACCTCAACTCTCAAACTGCAAGAAAATTGAACACCTTCTACTGAATAATAACAGATTGAGCGGGGAAATGTCGCCTTGGCTGGGAAGCTTACAAGAACTTGGTGAGCTGGATCTCTCATTCAACAACTTTCATGGAAGGGTTCCTCCTGAGCTTGGTGGCTGCTCAAAGTTGCTTAAGCTTTTTCTCCATCACAACAATCTCTCGGGTGAAATCCCGCAAGAGATTGGAAACCTTACTTCACTCAATGTCTTCAACTTGCAAAAGAATGGTCTCTCTGGCCTCATTCCATCAACAATTCAGCAATGCACCAAGCTGTATGAGATAAGGCTCTCAGAGAACTTCCTCTCAGGTACTATACCAGCTGAACTAGGAGGGGTTACTGAGTTACAAGTCATATTGGACTTGAGTAGAAACCACTTTTCTGGTGAGATTCCATCATCTCTTGGAAATCTCATGAAGCTAGAAAGACTTGATCTTTCCTTTAACCATCTTCAAGGACAAGTTCCTCCTTCACTTGGTCAACTTACCAGCCTGCATATGCTAAATCTCTCATATAACCATCTTAATGGCCTCATTCCCTCAACCTTTTCAGGGTTCCCATTAAGCTCCTTTCTGAACAATGACCACTTGTGTGGCCCTCCACTAACATTGTGCTTGGAAGCTACGGGTAAGGAGCGAATGCAGCTATCAAACGCACAAGTAGCAGCAATCATAGTAGCCATTGTCCTTACTTCCACCCTGATATGCTTAGTAATGTTGTATATAATGTTGAGAATCTGGTGCAACTGGATAAAGGTAGCTGTTTCAAGTGAAGATGGTGGCATGGTTGAGCAGCAGAAGACAAGAAATGGAGAGTACTGGAATATGAATTCTCCTGAGTTGTTTCCTTCACCAGATAAACAAATTTCGCCAACAATTTGCATTTGCAGTCTCAAAATTGATGCAGAAGCCCAGGAAAATACCTTGGTCAGATAA
- the LOC100798149 gene encoding uncharacterized protein LOC100798149, which translates to MAFVAHQPQGLFVTSSSRRLPWSKRLKLKQCLTKHHMIGRTDRHCLVKWNACLSLGPPCFCVSKFKPLRISGFKGSTQNDDSGIRANRLKAPNTSVRLGESGEAHNVPLSYASETNDSIATSSAIHRLFNKWLTMLRTQPSSQEVEKFFEEPTSAGILPKTQQGTQIKESRAVLKVAWSHFLALDATIKIPLLVFVPLYLAVNVKYGAEVSKELTPLWILGPFIVATQVLAIRWLCALYVFSFKQTVKLLKNSPSYCILAHSYVFRGKLKEDISTYVLQPILSVKNRDYKQLTRKKLKELQEWIVEMYLDYVESIWPYYCRTIRFLKRANLI; encoded by the exons ATGGCCTTCGTAGCACATCAACCTCAG GGTTTGTTTGTGACATCTTCCTCGAGGCGTTTGCCATGGAGCAAAAGGCTGAAGTTGAAGCAGTGTTTAACAAAACATCACATGATTGGAAGAACTGACCGGCATTGCCTAGTAAAGTGGAATGCTTGTTTAAG TTTAGGGCCTCCTTGCTTTTGTGTATCCAAGTTCAAACCTTTAAGGATTTCAGGCTTCAAAGGCAGCACCCAAAATGATGATTCAGGAATCAGAGCTAATCGGTTGAAGGCACCCAATACTTCTGTTAGATTAGGAGAGAGCGGGGAGGCTCACAATGTTCCACTGTCTTATGCATCTGAAACAAATGATAGCATTGCAACATCATCTGCTATTCATAGACTTTTCAATAAATGGCTGACAATGTTGCGCACGCAACCATCAAGCCAAGAAGTGGAGAAATTTTTTGAAGAACCTACATCAGCAGGAATTTTACCAAAAACTCAACAAGGGACTCAAATTAAGGAAAGCCGTGCGGTTTTGAAGGTGGCATGGTCCCATTTTCTGGCCCTCGATGCAACAATAAAGATTCCTTTGCTGGTATT TGTTCCTCTCTACCTGGCTGTTAATGTAAAATATGGTGCTGAAGTTTCCAAGGAGCTAACTCCTTTATGGATTTTGGGCCCATTTATTGTGGCTACCCAAGTCTTGGCAATCCGATGGTTATGTGCACTCTATGTTTTCAGCTTCAAACAGACTGTCAAATTACTCAAGAATTCTCCCTCTTACTGCATTTTGGCCCACAGCTACGTTTTCCGTGGCAAGCTCAAAGAGGATATCTCAACTTATGTTCTGCAGCCTATATTGAGCGTAAAAAATAGAGACTATAAACAGCTAACAAGAAAAAAGTTGAAAGAATTGCAGGAATGGATAGTGGAGATGTATCTTGATTATGTGGAATCGATCTGGCCCTACTATTGTCGAACAATCAGATTTTTGAAGAGGGCTAATCTTATTTag
- the LOC100797247 gene encoding uncharacterized protein, with product MASVPSPSPPPRSSPNNQVEAATNNGASHVDDKKPNFTDGLDHLDSPQCIERFKKYDDDYAHRLLAKYFSNKNFNGGNIFDLEITVNDEIIKSSSLTCYRSYADPVVGFEEQSSNGSTPPADSQANIPNGKHVVKN from the exons atggcgAGCGTGCCTTCACCTTCTCCTCCTCCACGCTCCTCCCCAAACAACCAG gtgGAAGCTGCTACAAATAATGGGGCTTCTCACGTCGATGATAAAAAACCTAACTTCACCGATGGTCTTGA TCACTTGGACAGTCCACAGTGCATTGAGAGGTTCAAAAAATATGATGATGATTATGCTCATCGTTTGCTGGCAAAATATTTCTCTAACAAAAACTTTAATGGAG GCAACATATTTGATTTGGAAATAACAGTAAATGATGAAATCATAAAGTCAAGCAG CTTGACTTGTTACAGGTCTTATGCAGATCCTGTAGTAGGTTTTGAAGAGCAATCCAGCAATGGATCAACTCCACCAGCAGATTCCCAAGCTAACATCCCCAATGGGAAACATGTGGTGAAGAACTGA
- the LOC100796720 gene encoding uncharacterized protein isoform X1 — translation MANAKFGSSFSCSAASLSSSPFQRTRTAQLNLSQGLFVNQLTGAQLQMYTKDKSCQLKFIHGMPNLKGRLQKQHYALFVVSEDQSQYCELETTALVLENSNTVAEDISPASNSYFHLSGSDGKPGLLSFYNRPYRRDSKILLPNSERSQNSILWFLGPAVLVASFIFPSLYLRKVLSIIFEDSLLTDFLILFFTEAIFYCGVGVFLYLLDHVRRPLLVDIAANNSDTLPPQLGQRVSSVATLVLSLVIPMVTMGLVWPWTGPAASATLAPYLVGIVVQFAFEQYARYRKSPSWSAIPLIFQVYRLHQLNRAAQLVTALSFTVRGAEMTSHNMAINSSLGTLLNVLQFLGVICIWSLSSFLMRFIPYASTTKQ, via the exons ATGGCAAATGCCAAGTTCGGTTCCTCCTTTTCATGTTCAGCggcttctctttcttcttctcctttccAACGCACCAGAACTGCCCAG ttGAACTTATCTCAAGGGTTGTTTGTCAACCAACTAACTGGTGCTCAGTTGCAAATGTACACTAAAG ACAAATCATGCCAGCTTAAGTTTATTCATGGAATGCCAAACTTAAAAGGAAGGCTACAGAAACAGCATTATGCTCTTTTTGTTGTCTCTGAGGATCAGTCACAATACTGTGAGCTCGAAACAACTGCTTTAGTGCTAGAAAACAGCAATACAGTTGCAGAAGACATCTCTCCTGCAAGCAActcatattttcatttatcaGGTAGTGATGGAAAACCAGGTTTACTATCATTTTATAACCGTCCATACAGAAGAGATAGTAAGATCCTCTTACCAAATTCAGAGAGAAGTCAAAACAGCATATTGTGGTTTTTGGGCCCTGCAGTCCTCGTTGCGTCCTTCATTTTTCCTTCACTCTATTTACGCAAAGTGCTATCCATCATTTTTGAGGACTCTTTGTTAACTG ATTTCCTCATATTATTCTTCACAGAAGCAATTTTCTATTGTGGTGTTGGGGTATTCCTTTATCTACTAGACCATGTAAGAAGACCCTTGCTAGTGGATATCGCTGCAAACAATAGTGATACTCTACCCCCACAATTGGGACAGAGAGTCTCTTCTGTTGCTACCCTGGTGCTTAGTCTTGTAATTCCAATGGTGACTATGGGTTTGGTCTGGCCGTGGACTGGCCCTGCAGCCTCCGCAACTCTTGCTCCATACCTTGTTGGTATAGTTGTCCAATTTGCATTTGAGCAATATGCCAGATATCGAAAGTCTCCTTCATGGTCTGCTATTCCATTAATCTTTCAA GTGTATAGATTGCACCAACTAAATAGAGCAGCACAACTGGTGACAGCTTTATCATTTACTGTTAGAGGAGCTGAAATGACCTCACACAACATGGCTATAAACAGCTCTTTGGGTACCCTTCTAAATGTCCTACAATTCCTTGGTGTGATTTGCATTTGGTCCCTATCCAGCTTCCTCATGAGATTTATCCCTTATGCTTCAACAACTAAGCAGTAA
- the LOC100796720 gene encoding uncharacterized protein isoform X2, with amino-acid sequence MYTKDKSCQLKFIHGMPNLKGRLQKQHYALFVVSEDQSQYCELETTALVLENSNTVAEDISPASNSYFHLSGSDGKPGLLSFYNRPYRRDSKILLPNSERSQNSILWFLGPAVLVASFIFPSLYLRKVLSIIFEDSLLTDFLILFFTEAIFYCGVGVFLYLLDHVRRPLLVDIAANNSDTLPPQLGQRVSSVATLVLSLVIPMVTMGLVWPWTGPAASATLAPYLVGIVVQFAFEQYARYRKSPSWSAIPLIFQVYRLHQLNRAAQLVTALSFTVRGAEMTSHNMAINSSLGTLLNVLQFLGVICIWSLSSFLMRFIPYASTTKQ; translated from the exons ATGTACACTAAAG ACAAATCATGCCAGCTTAAGTTTATTCATGGAATGCCAAACTTAAAAGGAAGGCTACAGAAACAGCATTATGCTCTTTTTGTTGTCTCTGAGGATCAGTCACAATACTGTGAGCTCGAAACAACTGCTTTAGTGCTAGAAAACAGCAATACAGTTGCAGAAGACATCTCTCCTGCAAGCAActcatattttcatttatcaGGTAGTGATGGAAAACCAGGTTTACTATCATTTTATAACCGTCCATACAGAAGAGATAGTAAGATCCTCTTACCAAATTCAGAGAGAAGTCAAAACAGCATATTGTGGTTTTTGGGCCCTGCAGTCCTCGTTGCGTCCTTCATTTTTCCTTCACTCTATTTACGCAAAGTGCTATCCATCATTTTTGAGGACTCTTTGTTAACTG ATTTCCTCATATTATTCTTCACAGAAGCAATTTTCTATTGTGGTGTTGGGGTATTCCTTTATCTACTAGACCATGTAAGAAGACCCTTGCTAGTGGATATCGCTGCAAACAATAGTGATACTCTACCCCCACAATTGGGACAGAGAGTCTCTTCTGTTGCTACCCTGGTGCTTAGTCTTGTAATTCCAATGGTGACTATGGGTTTGGTCTGGCCGTGGACTGGCCCTGCAGCCTCCGCAACTCTTGCTCCATACCTTGTTGGTATAGTTGTCCAATTTGCATTTGAGCAATATGCCAGATATCGAAAGTCTCCTTCATGGTCTGCTATTCCATTAATCTTTCAA GTGTATAGATTGCACCAACTAAATAGAGCAGCACAACTGGTGACAGCTTTATCATTTACTGTTAGAGGAGCTGAAATGACCTCACACAACATGGCTATAAACAGCTCTTTGGGTACCCTTCTAAATGTCCTACAATTCCTTGGTGTGATTTGCATTTGGTCCCTATCCAGCTTCCTCATGAGATTTATCCCTTATGCTTCAACAACTAAGCAGTAA